One window from the genome of Elaeis guineensis isolate ETL-2024a chromosome 5, EG11, whole genome shotgun sequence encodes:
- the LOC105045499 gene encoding probable U3 small nucleolar RNA-associated protein 11 isoform X1: MSSLRNAIPRRAHKERAQPHARKRFGLLEKHKDYVLRAQAFHKKEETLRRLKEKASFRNPDEFYFKMINTRTVGGIHRPKSEANKYTQEELMLMKTQDIGYILQKVQSEKKKIERLSSALHALDNQPSNRHVYYAEDREEAKEIQSRSSQTSNSPAFENVPNRIKKKTSSSYKELEARKKRVQELEKLYADMALQKELQKPGRKRKLLEDEIVSPTTKPVYKWRAERKR; encoded by the exons ATGTCGTCACTGAGGAATGCTATCCCTCGACGGGCTCACAAGGAACGTGCTCAGCC TCATGCGAGGAAGAGGTTTGGGCTTCTCGAGAAGCATAAAGATTATGTTTTGCGAGCTCAGGCATTCCACAAGAAGGAAGAGACTTTGAGG AGGTTGAAGGAGAAGGCTTCTTTTAGGAATCCAGATGAGTTCTATTTCAAGATGATCAACACTAGAACTGTTGGTGGAATTCACAGACCAAA GAGCGAAGCAAACAAGTACACCCAAGAGGAACTCATGCTGATGAAGACTCAAGACATTGGATACATTCTTCAGAAAGTTCAAAGTGAAAAAAAG AAAATTGAAAGGCTAAGTTCTGCACTTCATGCACTGGATAATCAGCCATCGAACAGACATGTTTACTATGCTGAAGATAG GGAAGAAGCTAAAGAAATACAATCAAGGTCATCACAGACAAGTAATTCACCTGCTTTTGAAAATGTGCCGAATCGTATAAAGAA GAAAACATCTTCTTCTTACAAAGAGTTAGAAGCAAGGAAAAAAAGGGTTCAGGAGCTGGAAAAATTGTATGCAGACATGGCATTGCAAAAAGAATTGcag AAACCTGGTCGGAAGCGCAAGCTCCTTGAAGATGAGATAGTTTCTCCAACAACTAAACCCGTATATAAATGGCGTGCGGAGCGCAAAAG GTGA
- the LOC105045498 gene encoding leucine-rich repeat protein 1 produces MAVAPGVAARALALAVAAVLLAGPAASNSEGDALFALRRSLSDPDNVLESWDPTLVNPCTWFHITCNQENRVTRVDLGNSNLSGHLVAELGKLEHLQYLELYKNNIQGTIPAELGNLKSLISLDLYNNNISGTIPPTLGKLKALVFLRLNNNQLTGPIPRELVGISSLKVVDVSSNNLCGTIPTSGPFEHIPLNNFENNPRLEGPELQGLVTYDTNC; encoded by the exons ATGGCAGTTGCACCCGGTGTCGCTGCCCGAGCCCTAGCCCTAGCCGTGGCCGCCGTCCTCCTCGCCGGCCCGGCCGCTTCCAACTCCGAGGGCGACGCGCTCTTCGCCCTCCGCCGGAGCCTCTCCGACCCCGACAACGTCCTTGAGAGCTGGGATCCCACGCTCGTCAACCCCTGCACCTGGTTCCACATCACCTGCAACCAGGAGAACCGCGTCACCAGAGT GGATTTAGGAAATTCTAATCTGTCAGGCCATTTGGTAGCCGAACTTGGAAAGCTTGAGCATTTGCAGTATCT GGAGCTTTACAAAAACAACATTCAAGGGACAATCCCAGCTGAACTTGGTAACCTAAAGAGCCTGATTAGCTTGGACTTGTATAACAACAACATTTCGGGGACTATACCTCCAACACTGGGCAAACTGAAGGCTTTAGTATTTTT ACGGCTCAATAACAACCAATTAACTGGACCAATCCCAAGAGAACTTGTTGGAATTTCTAGTCTCAAAGTTGT AGATGTCTCAAGTAACAACCTTTGTGGGACGATTCCCACCTCTGGACCTTTTGAACACATCCCCCTGAACAA CTTCGAAAATAATCCCCGATTGGAAGGTCCTGAGTTGCAAGGGCTTGTAACCTATGATACAAACTGCTAG
- the LOC105045499 gene encoding probable U3 small nucleolar RNA-associated protein 11 isoform X2, translating into MSSLRNAIPRRAHKERAQPHARKRFGLLEKHKDYVLRAQAFHKKEETLRRLKEKASFRNPDEFYFKMINTRTVGGIHRPKSEANKYTQEELMLMKTQDIGYILQKVQSEKKKIERLSSALHALDNQPSNRHVYYAEDREEAKEIQSRSSQTSNSPAFENVPNRIKKKTSSSYKELEARKKRVQELEKLYADMALQKELQKPGRKRKLLEDEIVSPTTKPVYKWRAERKR; encoded by the exons ATGTCGTCACTGAGGAATGCTATCCCTCGACGGGCTCACAAGGAACGTGCTCAGCC TCATGCGAGGAAGAGGTTTGGGCTTCTCGAGAAGCATAAAGATTATGTTTTGCGAGCTCAGGCATTCCACAAGAAGGAAGAGACTTTGAGG AGGTTGAAGGAGAAGGCTTCTTTTAGGAATCCAGATGAGTTCTATTTCAAGATGATCAACACTAGAACTGTTGGTGGAATTCACAGACCAAA GAGCGAAGCAAACAAGTACACCCAAGAGGAACTCATGCTGATGAAGACTCAAGACATTGGATACATTCTTCAGAAAGTTCAAAGTGAAAAAAAG AAAATTGAAAGGCTAAGTTCTGCACTTCATGCACTGGATAATCAGCCATCGAACAGACATGTTTACTATGCTGAAGATAG GGAAGAAGCTAAAGAAATACAATCAAGGTCATCACAGACAAGTAATTCACCTGCTTTTGAAAATGTGCCGAATCGTATAAAGAA GAAAACATCTTCTTCTTACAAAGAGTTAGAAGCAAGGAAAAAAAGGGTTCAGGAGCTGGAAAAATTGTATGCAGACATGGCATTGCAAAAAGAATTGcag AAACCTGGTCGGAAGCGCAAGCTCCTTGAAGATGAGATAGTTTCTCCAACAACTAAACCCGTATATAAATGGCGTGCGGAGCGCAAAAGGTAA